Within Desulfurobacterium thermolithotrophum DSM 11699, the genomic segment TGCGAAGAACTGAAAGAAAAGATACTGTCTAAACTGAAAGACTTTGACGTTATCATATACTATAGGGGTGGAGCTCGGAAAACCTACTTAGACTGTATTTCTGAAGTTGCTAAAGAGCTCGGAAAAGAGTTAATAGTTTTTGGTTACGGAAATATGGGAGATATAGGAAAGTTAGCAGATATTTTGGAAGAATACGGGGAAAGATAAGACCGTGGGGGAATTTTTAAATATGTTGTCATCGGAAGAGTTCTTTTTGTCAGTTGAGAAATTTTCTGAAAAAAAATTAAATGATAAACAGAAAGAAGCGATAATTTATACAAAAGGTCCTCTCAAAATTATTGCCGGTCCAGGTTCTGGTAAAACGGAGGTTTTAGTCCTTAAAGCTCTGTATCTGATAACTGTAAAAGGAGTAAATCCAAAATCCATATTTTTAGTTACTTTTACAAGAAAAGCATCCGAAGAATTCCTTTCAAGATTTGTAAACTATGCAGGAGCTCTAAAAGAAAAACATCCGGAACTCTCTTTTGAACCCTACGATATCTACTCCGGAACTCTCCATTCCTTAGCCATAAGAATAATGGACGAATTCCAGTACAGTAAATTTGAAAAATACAGACTCCTTGGAGATTTTGAAAGAGAAATCTTCATATTCAAGAACTTTTGCAGAATCATAAAATCTCCCAAGCTTTTATCATTTTTTAGTTTTTTTGAGGATGAAGAGAAAACCAAAGAGAAAAGTGAGGAGGAACTTCTACATGATAGGCTTTCCCTTCTCTCTTTCCTGTTTGACTTTATTCCACAAAATCTTATTCTCTCAAAAAAGTTAGTAAAAGAAAAAGGCTATGATAATAATAGTAGAGTTCGCTTGATCGCTGGTAAACTTTACAGGAAATATACTGATTTACTTGCAAAAGAAAATTACATAGACTATACACATATAGAATGGCTTTTTCTTCAGTTTTTAAATTCAAATTCAGAAGAAAGTAAACTTTTCATTGAAGGTGATGGCACAGAATACTTTCCAGGAATTAGATATATTTTAGTTGATGAATATCAAGACACAAATCCCTTAGACGAAAAAATCTACTTTACCTTAGCCAAGAGAAGTAAAAACCTTACGGTTGTTGGAGATGACAATCAGTCTCTCTACCGTTTTAGAGGAGCCGTCGTTGACTGCTTTATAAACTTTGAAAAGTCATGTAAAGATATTTTAGGTGAAAAAGCAGTTAGAGTAGAACTCCTTAAAAACTATAGATCGGACAAACAGATAGTAGCCTTTATAAACTATTTCCTGAAGAAACACAAAGAGTACAGCGATTATAAATCTGCATGGAAGAAACTCTCTATTGAGAAAAAAATCCTCTTTTCTTCAGGAATTGAGGTCTATAAAACAACAGAAAACTCCGTAATAGAGATAGAGGGAGATGAAGAAGAACTGGCAGAAAAGTGCTACTATCTCGTAAAGGAACTAAAAAGTAGAGGTATTATTTCTAAATACTCTGATGTTGTTCTTTTACTCCCGAGCACACGAGAAGACAAATTTGCAGGAGAAATTAGACAAACTTTCGAGAAAAAAGGAATTCCCGTTTACAACCCAAGAGCAAAATCCCTTATTTACCAAAAAGAAATTGGCGTAATGCTTGGAGCTCTCCTTAATATCCTTCCAGAAGAATCTAATATTCCAAACAGCTTGAAAGAGACCATCTCCTTCTGGAAAGAAACATTTGAAAGAGAAAGCTCAGAAGAGTTAAAAAAGAAAGTAAAAGAACTCTCTTCTACCATCAACCCGGAAAATCTCAATATTTTGGAACTCTTTTACCAGCTTCTATCCTATGAACCACTCAAAAGTTTTAAAGAGAACATCTTAACCTCTGCAAATCTTGCAAGGTTGAGTCAGCTCATTTCATCATTTTCACAGATGGTGGAAGAAAGAAATTCTTTAATCTCAGAGTTCTTCAGAACTTTTCTTTTTATTCTGTCAACTAAAAGTGCAGACCTTCAGGAAGTAAAAGAAGTTCCTCAAGATATGTTTCCGATAATGACAATCCATCAGTCAAAGGGACTTGAGTTCCCAATCGTTATCGTTGGAGATCTTGACAACATCTCTGGAGACTGGAAACTTGGAAAAATGGAAGAACTCTTTGAAAGGTTCCTTAAAAATTACACAAAAGGATTTAGCTGGGAAAGAAACACCTTAGATGCTGTAAGGAAGTTTTATGTAGCTTACTCAAGGGCTCAATACTGCCTCATAATTCTCAAAAAGAAAGAAGTTGAACCTTATAGTGATAGAAGACCATGGAAAACAGCTGCATTTCCGGGATTTAATCTTAATTGGCACAAAACATTCTCTAAAAAATTTCAGAGGAAAATAAAAGATGACGAAAGACCCAAAAATAAAAAGACTTCTTGATGGACTTTCGGAATTTGTAAGAGAAAGGGAAGTTCCCCTTACTCAGAAGGAAAAAAGAATAAAAAATAGATACACAATTACAGGAGATATAATTTCTTACTCTATCTGCCCAAGACAGTATGGCTTTTACAAATTTCTCGGCTATGCTCCCTCAAATCCCACGCAGGAATGGTATGGAAGTATCATTCATAGATTCTTAAAAAGAGCTCATCTGTTCTTTCTAAAAACAGGAAGGGTCGTAAACGATGAAGAGATAGAGAGGATTTTCTACCTAATAGAAAAATCAATGGAGGCAGAAGGGGTAAAAGCTACAAACAAAAAGGTCAAAGAAAGTGCTATAAAAGTTCTTCAAAAGTTCTGTAGCATTGAAGGAGAAGAGTTTTTTAAGTCTATAATTGAAGCAGAGCTCCGTCTCATAAAGGAACTTGACAACTTTATCCTTTACGGAATAATTGACGTCCTTAGAACAGAAGGAGAAAAAATAGAGATATGGGACTACAAAGGAATGGAAAAACCCGATGAAACAACCCCTTATGGAAGAGAAAAACTAAATAGGTACAAAAAACAGATGTACGTTTACGGTTTTCTTTCTAAGGAAAAAACTGGAACATTTCCAGATAAAGCAGTCCTTTACTTTATGAACGAGCTCCTTAAAGGAAATTTAGAAAAAGCCCATTTCATTATTGACTTCCGGAAAGAAGAAATTCAGAATGAAGTTGAAAACTTTATAGAAGAATTCAAAAAAATAGTGGAAGAAATAGAAGAATCCCAGAAGACAAATAACTGGAGACTTCCGAAAAACATAGATAAAAATACCTGTAAACAGTGCGATTTTAGATGGGACTGTCCAAAATTTCTATCACTTAAAGAAGAGCAAGTGATATAATCGTCTTCTAATTTTTCTAGAGCTTTCAAAAGCGAGTCGATAAAATGAAATACTTTTTACCATACTGGGAAGATTGGGTTCACGCCGATTTTGACCCTATAAGTGATACCTATTCAAAAGGTGGATTTAAAAACTCTATATTTGCTCATGAACTTTTAGAGACTACTCCTTACGACGGTATTCTCGTTAGTCTTGGGATGTTTAAATTAAAGCTTAAGCTAATAAAGAGAAATGGTAAACCTTCAATTAGGGGATATCAAAATATCAAAAAGTATCTGAGAGTTCCGGAAAACTTTCCAGTAATTGGAGACTGTGGAGCTTTTACTTACGTTAATGAAAAAGAACCTAAAATTTCTGTAGAAGAAGCTATTTATCATTACGAAAGTTTAAAGTTTGACTACGGAATTTCTGTTGATCACATCTGTTCTGAAACTATTGTTGTAGAAAAAGAAAAAGTAAAACTCTTTTCTTTCAAAGAAGCTAAGGAATCTAAGGATAAGATAAAACTTTTTCTTTCTGAAAAAGAATTAGAACTTAGAAGACAAACGAGCATAGAAAACGCCTGGAATTTCCTGAAGTTATCAAAGGGAAAAAACTTTATTCCCGTTGGAGCCGTTCAAGGCTATACAATAGAAACTTACTTAGACAGCGCTAAAAAACTCATAGACTATGGATATGAGTACTTAGCAATTGGCGGACTTGTTCCAAGAAAAACAGAGTTTATATCAGAGCTCCTTGATAGACTCTATAAAGAATTTGATACAGAGAAAATAAAGATTCATCTGCTTGGAGTTTTGAGAGAAGAGCTCTTAACAAAAATGATAAAGTACAACATCTACAGTTTTGATAGTGCTTCTTACTACAGAAAGGCTTGGCTTAGAGCTGCTCAAAATTACTTAGGAGTAGATGGCAAATGGTACGCTTCTATAAGAGTCCCTGACTGCCATAACATAAGACTTCGAAAAAAGATACTGAGCTCTGGATTAAGCTTTCCTGCTATCGAAAAAATGGAACAGAAAATTCTTAAAGGTTTGAGAGATTACGATAAAGGTACTTTAAAGGAAGTTGATTGCCTCTTAGAAGAAATTATGAATTACGATAAACTTTTTTTTAGAGATGACTTTAAAGAGGAAAAATACTCAAAACTTTACAAAGAGCTCCTTGAAAGTAGAGTCTGGAAGGAGTGTAGCTGTGAAATATGCTCTAAGTTGGGTATAGATGTTGTTATATTTAGAGGAAGTAATAGAAACAAACGAAGAGGTTTTCATAATACTTTAATGTTCTACAGGAAATTTAGAGCTCTCTTAGAAAAACAACCTACAAAGGTTGTTTATTAATCTTCTTTGCTCACAACACCAAGAATGTCCTCTTCTTTCACTTTATCATCTTCCATGATTTGTGAAAGCAGAACCAAAAACTCTTTATTACCTTTCGGACCTCTTGGTTTTGAAAGAGTCAGATTCTCAGGATAAAGTCCAATTTCCCGTGAAAAGTTCAAAATTTTTTCTATTGCTTTTTTATGAAGCTCCGAATTTCTTATTACCCCTTTTCCTCTATCAACCTCTTTTTTAGTTAACTCAAACTGTGGTTTTATTAAAGCAACAATTTTCCCTTCTGACTTTAAAAACTGCTTTACTACAGGCAAAATCTTTGTAAGTGAAATAAAAGAAACATCAATAACTATCAGATCAACCTTTTCAGGTATTTCTTTTTCTGTTAAATACCTTGCATTAAACTGTTCAATTGAAATTACCCTTGGATCGTTCCTCAGTTTCCAGTCAAGCTGGCCTTTTCCAACATCCACAGCGTAAACTTTTTTAGCTCCGTGCTGCAAGAGACAATCGGTAAATCCACCGGTGGATGCTCCAATGTCAAGACAAGTAAAACCTTCTACTTTGAGTTCAAACTCTTTTATAGCAGTTTCAAGTTTTAAACCACCTCTTGAAACGTAAGGAATATCATCCCCTTT encodes:
- a CDS encoding UvrD-helicase domain-containing protein, yielding MSVEKFSEKKLNDKQKEAIIYTKGPLKIIAGPGSGKTEVLVLKALYLITVKGVNPKSIFLVTFTRKASEEFLSRFVNYAGALKEKHPELSFEPYDIYSGTLHSLAIRIMDEFQYSKFEKYRLLGDFEREIFIFKNFCRIIKSPKLLSFFSFFEDEEKTKEKSEEELLHDRLSLLSFLFDFIPQNLILSKKLVKEKGYDNNSRVRLIAGKLYRKYTDLLAKENYIDYTHIEWLFLQFLNSNSEESKLFIEGDGTEYFPGIRYILVDEYQDTNPLDEKIYFTLAKRSKNLTVVGDDNQSLYRFRGAVVDCFINFEKSCKDILGEKAVRVELLKNYRSDKQIVAFINYFLKKHKEYSDYKSAWKKLSIEKKILFSSGIEVYKTTENSVIEIEGDEEELAEKCYYLVKELKSRGIISKYSDVVLLLPSTREDKFAGEIRQTFEKKGIPVYNPRAKSLIYQKEIGVMLGALLNILPEESNIPNSLKETISFWKETFERESSEELKKKVKELSSTINPENLNILELFYQLLSYEPLKSFKENILTSANLARLSQLISSFSQMVEERNSLISEFFRTFLFILSTKSADLQEVKEVPQDMFPIMTIHQSKGLEFPIVIVGDLDNISGDWKLGKMEELFERFLKNYTKGFSWERNTLDAVRKFYVAYSRAQYCLIILKKKEVEPYSDRRPWKTAAFPGFNLNWHKTFSKKFQRKIKDDERPKNKKTS
- a CDS encoding PD-(D/E)XK nuclease family protein, with the translated sequence MTKDPKIKRLLDGLSEFVREREVPLTQKEKRIKNRYTITGDIISYSICPRQYGFYKFLGYAPSNPTQEWYGSIIHRFLKRAHLFFLKTGRVVNDEEIERIFYLIEKSMEAEGVKATNKKVKESAIKVLQKFCSIEGEEFFKSIIEAELRLIKELDNFILYGIIDVLRTEGEKIEIWDYKGMEKPDETTPYGREKLNRYKKQMYVYGFLSKEKTGTFPDKAVLYFMNELLKGNLEKAHFIIDFRKEEIQNEVENFIEEFKKIVEEIEESQKTNNWRLPKNIDKNTCKQCDFRWDCPKFLSLKEEQVI
- the dpdA gene encoding tRNA-guanine transglycosylase DpdA, with the translated sequence MKYFLPYWEDWVHADFDPISDTYSKGGFKNSIFAHELLETTPYDGILVSLGMFKLKLKLIKRNGKPSIRGYQNIKKYLRVPENFPVIGDCGAFTYVNEKEPKISVEEAIYHYESLKFDYGISVDHICSETIVVEKEKVKLFSFKEAKESKDKIKLFLSEKELELRRQTSIENAWNFLKLSKGKNFIPVGAVQGYTIETYLDSAKKLIDYGYEYLAIGGLVPRKTEFISELLDRLYKEFDTEKIKIHLLGVLREELLTKMIKYNIYSFDSASYYRKAWLRAAQNYLGVDGKWYASIRVPDCHNIRLRKKILSSGLSFPAIEKMEQKILKGLRDYDKGTLKEVDCLLEEIMNYDKLFFRDDFKEEKYSKLYKELLESRVWKECSCEICSKLGIDVVIFRGSNRNKRRGFHNTLMFYRKFRALLEKQPTKVVY
- a CDS encoding TlyA family RNA methyltransferase, which translates into the protein MSKKERLDKLLVEKGLVKSRERAKALIMAGKVLVNGQVVDKAGASVLPDAVIEIKGDDIPYVSRGGLKLETAIKEFELKVEGFTCLDIGASTGGFTDCLLQHGAKKVYAVDVGKGQLDWKLRNDPRVISIEQFNARYLTEKEIPEKVDLIVIDVSFISLTKILPVVKQFLKSEGKIVALIKPQFELTKKEVDRGKGVIRNSELHKKAIEKILNFSREIGLYPENLTLSKPRGPKGNKEFLVLLSQIMEDDKVKEEDILGVVSKED